GTCCTGCAAGGCGTTGGGGTGTTTTGCCAGTATTTCATAAAAAGCTTCTTCCTCTTCGGTAAGGCCCAGCTGGGTGCGGCGCTGGTCTTCCTCCTGCATTTCCCTTGCCACCTCGCGCATCTTCTCCATGGCAATCAGGCTGTCGAAAAAGTGGTTGTGATAGTGGGCGATTATCTTTTCTACTTCCTCTTTGAGCTTGCGGTACTTCACCAGGTTTTTGCTGGAGCGTACTTTTATCTCGTCATTCATGATTTGGCGCAGGAGCTCCAACTTCAGTTCGTTGCCGGTCTTCTGTTCTTTGGCGGTTGCCAGGAAATCGTCGTTGATGATGGAGATGTCGAAGCGCTCGATGCCCGCCATCTGGAACACGTCCACCACCTCCTCGCTTTCGATGCTGCGGTGGATGAGGTCCTTTATCTGGCCCTGTGATTTCTTGATGTTGGTGGTCGGGTATTTTACTTTGCGCACGGCTGCGCCTATGTGCTGGAAGAAGATTAAGTCCAGCGCGATGTTGTTGATGTTGTCGTGGCTCTTGACGATAGGAGCGAGGCTGCTGAGCTTCTTCTCGTTCAGCATAAAGGCTTTGCACTCCTCATCATCAGCCACGATGTAATTGGTGGCCTGGCTTACCAGCTTCATCTTGTCCGGTGCTGCCAGCGCGGGCCAGTTGCTGTACGAGAAGCCATCCGGCAGCTGCTCCTGCAGTAGCTCAATCACCTCCTGCGTCAGCGAGAAAGCCTCTTCCATATCAAAAGCTACTTTGCCCTCGCCACCTGCCGAGGTATACTTCTTGGTGGCGTCGCGGAGCCTATCGCCGATGCCGATGTAGTCTACGATCAGGCCGCTGGGCTTGTCGCGGAAAACGGTGGCGACGCGGTTCACGGCCTGTATCAGGTTGTGGCCGCTCATTACCTTGTCTACATACAGCGTGTGCAGGGCGGGGTTGTCGAAGCCGGTGAGCCACATATCGCGCACGATCACGATTTTTAGCTTGTCGTCCGGGTTTTTGAAGCGGCTTTTCACTTCTTCCATCGCTTCCTTGGTACGCACGTGCGGGTTCCACTCCGGCGGGTCTTTGGCGATGTTGGTGGTCATGATGACAGCTATTTCCGGGCAGCCTTCCAGTGAGGTCAGGGCATCGTAGAGCTTCACGCAGTTGCGGCGGCTCATGCACACCACCATGGCCTTTCCTTCCAGGCTGTTGGCGCGGTTGGTGTAGTGCTGCAGGATGTCTTTGGCGATGGCTTCCACGCGCTCTTTGGAACCGGCGGCGTCTTCCATGGCGGCCCACAGTATCCGGTTACTGTCGCTCTCTTCCAGACCGCCGGTTATGGCCTCGGCTTCTTCCTCCAGCAGCGCATTGCCCAGGTGCAGCTTGGCCAGGCGCGGCTCGTAGTAAATCGGCACCACGGCTTTGTCTTCTGTGGCCTGGCGGATGTCGTAGGTATGGATGATGTCGCCGAAAACGGCGACGGTGTCGGCGTCTTTGCTGTCGACGGGGGTGCCGGTAAAGCCGATGAAGAAGGCTTGCGGCAGGGCGCGGCGCAGGTTATTAGCGAAGCCCTGCACCAGGCCGTACTGCGTGCGGTGGCACTCGTCGGCAATCAAAATCACGTTGTCGCGGGTGCTGAGGACGGGGGGCTCCAGCTCGCGGCCGTTGGCGTTGTCTTTCAGGTTGAACTTCTGCACGGTGCTGAACACCACGCCGCCGCCTTCGCCGCTGAGCAGGGCCCGCAGCTCGTCGGTGGTGTTGGCGATGCTCACGTCGCCCACCAGGTCTTTGGCGGCCACGAAATCGTCAAAGAGCTGGCGGTTCAGGTCGAAGCGGTCTACCTGCACCACAATGGTGGGGTTCTTCAGCTCGGACAGCTGGCGCAGGATGCCGGTGTAGATGGCCATGGTAATGCTTTTGCCGGAGCGGGTGGTGTGCCTTACCACGCCAATGCGGCCGTCGCCGTAGGGGCGCACGCTCTTCAGGGTTTCCTGCAGGGCTTACTGTATGCCGAAGAACTGGTGGTACTTCGCGCCTTTCTTAATGAGCTGGCCCTTGTCGAGCTCATGGAAGATTAAATTGTTATTATTGAATTGAACTTAATAACTTAGAACCGAAAATTGCAAACACCGTTACTGCGGTTCTATTGAATAATACAATTTCATGATAAGAGAAGATAGACAAAAGC
This window of the Pontibacter russatus genome carries:
- a CDS encoding type I restriction endonuclease subunit R produces the protein MQETLKSVRPYGDGRIGVVRHTTRSGKSITMAIYTGILRQLSELKNPTIVVQVDRFDLNRQLFDDFVAAKDLVGDVSIANTTDELRALLSGEGGGVVFSTVQKFNLKDNANGRELEPPVLSTRDNVILIADECHRTQYGLVQGFANNLRRALPQAFFIGFTGTPVDSKDADTVAVFGDIIHTYDIRQATEDKAVVPIYYEPRLAKLHLGNALLEEEAEAITGGLEESDSNRILWAAMEDAAGSKERVEAIAKDILQHYTNRANSLEGKAMVVCMSRRNCVKLYDALTSLEGCPEIAVIMTTNIAKDPPEWNPHVRTKEAMEEVKSRFKNPDDKLKIVIVRDMWLTGFDNPALHTLYVDKVMSGHNLIQAVNRVATVFRDKPSGLIVDYIGIGDRLRDATKKYTSAGGEGKVAFDMEEAFSLTQEVIELLQEQLPDGFSYSNWPALAAPDKMKLVSQATNYIVADDEECKAFMLNEKKLSSLAPIVKSHDNINNIALDLIFFQHIGAAVRKVKYPTTNIKKSQGQIKDLIHRSIESEEVVDVFQMAGIERFDISIINDDFLATAKEQKTGNELKLELLRQIMNDEIKVRSSKNLVKYRKLKEEVEKIIAHYHNHFFDSLIAMEKMREVAREMQEEDQRRTQLGLTEEEEAFYEILAKHPNALQDFELIKELVKKILAEVKKSASQPDWYKKDDTKAQLQLAVKKVLRFKVKAELQEILDEVMEQAEARYKEYKMSVA